The following coding sequences lie in one Methanopyrus sp. SNP6 genomic window:
- a CDS encoding adenosylhomocysteinase, whose product MPITIFGGCSTLVVVKEGEYAIRDPSLAPKGRDMIEWARDHMPVLEAIRERFEEERPLEGITVGMTLHLEAKTAVLVETLMAGGAEVAITGCNPLSTKDEVAAALVREGVHVYAWRGETEKEYYQNIDRVLSHEPDIIVDDGADCIARVHTEFPDLTERVIGATEETTTGVNRLHVMHREGILKFPVIAVNNAKTKYLMDNRYGTGQSALDGLMRATNILLAGKTVVVVGYGWCGRGIARRARGLGANVIVVEVDPIKAMEAIFDGFRVMPMDRAAEEGDIFITATGNRDVIRGEHIEKMKDGVILANAGHFDVEIDKEYLEEHCEEKIDRRGGLVTEYRMPNGKRVYLIAEGRLVNLAAGEGHPIEIMDISFALQALSVEVLAKEGEGMEPGVYKVPKDVDKRVAELKLKSMGVELEELTPEQREYMESWEEGT is encoded by the coding sequence ATGCCCATTACCATTTTCGGGGGATGCTCGACGTTGGTCGTAGTTAAGGAGGGTGAGTACGCGATTCGAGACCCTTCCCTAGCTCCGAAGGGTCGAGACATGATTGAGTGGGCCCGAGACCACATGCCAGTGTTAGAAGCTATCCGCGAGCGGTTCGAAGAAGAACGACCACTCGAAGGTATAACCGTGGGAATGACCCTACATCTCGAGGCCAAGACGGCCGTTCTGGTCGAGACGTTGATGGCCGGTGGCGCCGAGGTAGCCATCACCGGATGCAACCCTCTTTCGACGAAGGATGAGGTCGCGGCGGCACTCGTGAGGGAAGGAGTGCACGTATACGCCTGGCGTGGGGAGACGGAGAAAGAGTACTATCAGAACATCGACCGGGTGCTCTCCCACGAGCCCGACATCATAGTCGACGACGGTGCAGACTGTATTGCGCGTGTGCACACCGAGTTCCCGGACCTAACGGAGCGCGTGATCGGGGCCACCGAGGAAACAACAACGGGCGTTAACAGACTGCACGTGATGCATAGGGAGGGCATCCTAAAGTTCCCGGTCATCGCCGTGAACAACGCTAAGACGAAATACCTTATGGACAACCGTTACGGGACCGGACAGAGCGCACTGGACGGGTTGATGCGAGCCACCAACATCCTCCTCGCTGGCAAGACCGTAGTGGTAGTCGGGTACGGGTGGTGCGGCCGCGGCATCGCGCGTCGAGCGCGGGGCTTGGGAGCCAACGTCATAGTAGTGGAGGTAGATCCGATTAAGGCCATGGAGGCTATCTTCGACGGATTCCGAGTGATGCCGATGGACCGAGCTGCCGAGGAGGGCGACATCTTCATCACCGCTACCGGAAACCGGGACGTGATCCGTGGCGAACACATCGAAAAGATGAAGGACGGCGTCATTTTAGCCAACGCAGGTCACTTCGACGTGGAGATCGACAAGGAGTATCTAGAGGAACATTGCGAGGAAAAGATCGACCGCAGGGGCGGCCTGGTCACCGAATATCGGATGCCAAACGGCAAGAGGGTTTACCTGATCGCAGAGGGAAGACTGGTGAACCTGGCGGCCGGAGAGGGACACCCGATCGAGATCATGGACATCAGCTTCGCGCTCCAAGCGCTTTCCGTCGAGGTGTTGGCGAAAGAAGGGGAGGGTATGGAGCCCGGAGTGTACAAGGTACCGAAAGACGTTGACAAGCGCGTCGCCGAACTGAAGTTGAAGTCCATGGGGGTCGAATTAGAGGAACTGACACCGGAACAGCGCGAGTACATGGAGAGCTGGGAAGAAGGTACGTAA
- a CDS encoding roadblock/LC7 domain-containing protein, giving the protein MELDDVVKEHGVLCAFVATEDGFVVDAAHDTDIDPEESAALAATAVMRLKNVMNRLIGESEEEMEIIAVCGHSLALKEVEGGLIVGLLYDSNEVPTGIVKLILQELEEEYRGRSVEELL; this is encoded by the coding sequence ATGGAACTAGACGATGTCGTCAAGGAACACGGCGTTCTCTGTGCGTTCGTTGCCACCGAGGACGGATTCGTTGTCGACGCGGCGCACGACACCGACATAGATCCCGAGGAGAGTGCAGCTCTGGCGGCGACCGCCGTTATGAGGCTCAAGAACGTAATGAACAGATTGATTGGTGAGTCCGAAGAGGAAATGGAAATCATCGCCGTGTGCGGCCATTCCCTAGCACTGAAAGAGGTCGAGGGCGGGCTCATCGTTGGACTGTTGTACGATAGCAACGAAGTCCCCACTGGAATTGTTAAGCTAATTCTTCAGGAGCTTGAAGAAGAGTACAGAGGAAGAAGCGTCGAAGAGCTGCTTTGA
- a CDS encoding RsmB/NOP family class I SAM-dependent RNA methyltransferase: MFLPEIDDRCHELAERYGVRPYMIARYLALLGRSETEKLLEHMEDIRPAIRANTILVNPEGLRRILEEKRGFELKRCPEPVDVGFWILNDPPISIGATLEYMMGYYVPQDAASMLPPVVLNPEPGDRVLDACAAPGGKTTHLAQLMDNEGTLVAIDVDPNRVRALKSNLARCGVANAVALRMNALDLPSTDWEFDRILLDAPCTGEGTIHKDPSRKTSRDPEDIATCARLQRRLIDAVVEVLRPGGVLVYSTCTFSPEENELIVQYAVDEHGLEPEPVDVRWADRGLRVPGVEPKVRRACARLYPHRHGMEIFFIARLRKPLS; the protein is encoded by the coding sequence GTGTTCCTACCCGAAATCGACGATAGATGTCACGAGTTGGCGGAACGTTACGGCGTCCGACCCTACATGATAGCTAGGTATCTGGCTCTCTTAGGACGATCTGAAACCGAGAAACTTCTGGAACACATGGAAGACATCCGTCCGGCCATTCGAGCAAATACCATTCTGGTGAACCCAGAAGGACTCCGACGCATCTTGGAAGAGAAGCGGGGGTTCGAGCTGAAGCGCTGCCCAGAGCCCGTGGATGTAGGGTTCTGGATCCTCAACGACCCGCCTATTTCCATCGGCGCTACCTTAGAGTACATGATGGGGTACTACGTGCCCCAGGACGCCGCTTCCATGCTGCCTCCGGTCGTGTTGAACCCGGAACCTGGAGATCGAGTGCTCGACGCGTGTGCAGCTCCTGGTGGAAAGACCACCCATCTGGCCCAACTCATGGATAATGAAGGCACGTTGGTAGCCATCGACGTGGATCCGAACCGTGTGCGGGCGTTGAAGAGCAACCTGGCCAGATGCGGTGTCGCCAACGCGGTGGCCCTTCGGATGAACGCCCTCGACTTACCGAGCACCGACTGGGAGTTCGATCGGATTCTTCTCGACGCGCCGTGCACCGGGGAGGGAACCATTCACAAAGATCCTTCTAGGAAGACAAGCCGCGATCCGGAGGATATCGCCACGTGTGCTAGGTTACAACGCCGCTTGATCGACGCGGTCGTAGAGGTGTTAAGACCGGGTGGGGTGCTAGTCTACTCTACGTGTACGTTCTCACCCGAAGAAAACGAGCTGATAGTACAATACGCCGTGGATGAACACGGACTGGAGCCGGAGCCCGTAGACGTAAGGTGGGCGGACAGGGGACTACGCGTGCCGGGGGTCGAGCCGAAGGTGCGACGGGCGTGCGCCCGGCTATACCCTCACAGACACGGCATGGAGATTTTCTTCATCGCTAGATTACGGAAACCCCTCAGCTAA
- a CDS encoding glycosyltransferase, whose translation MHVLIASGDGGHLTRALALAEELSDRGHDVTFAVNEDSDQAVERLKKAGFEGYIGLPRPRRINDTIWRAALGGLKNYLAASKALRDVQPDLVLSTGSGVAIGPMLAGKFKRLPVAHYEPTDVVSVSGKVAKLCADVIGVWDEDMAEYYGDRAVNVGIVLPRSFEEADPEEARENYGLGGRVLVWTTGSAGYGPALKGLVKCAEHGLLRDWEVVVNTGNAMDPERLRRELDGLCSGIVARRFFHDFPALLKAADLVVCLGGATPVEAAALGKPVVVLPRRDVLRDHQYVTAKKLEKRGVAVAAEDASNPEEVVKAVSRALSIDYEDLKRMGEKGRELFGGNAREQFIDLCEELVESG comes from the coding sequence GTGCACGTGTTAATAGCTTCAGGGGATGGTGGACATCTCACGAGGGCACTCGCCCTTGCCGAGGAGTTATCCGACCGAGGACATGACGTGACTTTCGCCGTCAATGAAGACTCTGATCAGGCAGTAGAACGGCTCAAGAAGGCAGGCTTCGAAGGGTACATAGGCCTGCCGAGACCCAGAAGGATAAACGATACCATCTGGAGGGCCGCTCTGGGCGGGCTGAAGAATTACCTAGCGGCTTCCAAAGCACTCCGTGATGTGCAGCCCGACCTGGTTCTGTCCACGGGGTCCGGTGTGGCTATCGGACCTATGCTCGCAGGGAAGTTCAAGCGATTGCCTGTGGCACACTACGAGCCGACCGACGTGGTCTCCGTCTCAGGTAAGGTAGCGAAGTTGTGCGCCGACGTCATCGGAGTCTGGGACGAGGATATGGCCGAGTACTACGGCGACCGAGCTGTTAACGTCGGTATCGTGTTGCCCCGGAGCTTCGAGGAGGCCGATCCGGAAGAGGCACGGGAGAATTACGGCCTGGGAGGGAGAGTACTCGTGTGGACTACGGGTTCGGCCGGCTACGGACCCGCCTTGAAGGGACTAGTCAAGTGTGCTGAGCATGGACTACTGAGGGACTGGGAAGTGGTTGTGAACACGGGGAACGCCATGGATCCTGAGCGCCTAAGACGAGAGCTGGATGGACTGTGCTCCGGGATTGTGGCGAGGCGTTTCTTCCACGATTTTCCGGCTCTATTGAAGGCCGCCGACCTCGTCGTGTGCTTAGGGGGAGCCACTCCCGTGGAAGCCGCCGCGTTGGGCAAGCCGGTAGTGGTTTTGCCTAGAAGAGACGTGCTCAGAGACCACCAATACGTTACCGCCAAAAAATTGGAGAAACGCGGTGTCGCGGTGGCGGCCGAAGACGCTTCTAACCCCGAAGAGGTCGTAAAAGCCGTGAGTCGAGCCCTGAGCATCGATTACGAGGACCTGAAGCGTATGGGGGAGAAAGGTAGAGAGCTCTTCGGTGGCAACGCTCGGGAACAGTTCATCGACCTCTGCGAGGAACTTGTCGAGTCGGGATGA
- a CDS encoding redox-regulated ATPase YchF, which produces MGVHVGIVGKPNVGKSTFFAAATLSSVETADYPFTTVDPNQGVAHVRTECPCKAFGVKCQPRNSLCIDGNRFVPVELIDVAGLVPGAHEGRGLGNKFLDDLRQASVLIHVVDVSGSTDEEGRPCDPGTREPTEDVKFLERELDEWIADILRRDWGRTVKRASLEKIPTTEVLKERLAGIGVSAPDVESAMERAEVPSDLTKWSDKDIRRFAREVRRVNKPMVIAANKIDVERAEENLKRLEEEVEYPVVPTCAEAELALRRAADQGLIRYLPGDSDFEILEEEKLSDEQLQALEFIREKVLKRWGSTGVQEALNRAVFDVARMIVVYPVENENRLSDSEGKVLPDALLLPEGTTVRELAYNIHTEIGESFNRAILVKPDGSREVVGEDHELEHGDVVKIQTS; this is translated from the coding sequence TTGGGAGTGCATGTAGGAATAGTAGGCAAGCCGAACGTGGGTAAGAGCACGTTCTTCGCGGCTGCCACACTGTCATCCGTGGAAACCGCAGATTATCCGTTCACTACCGTCGACCCGAACCAAGGTGTCGCCCACGTCCGAACGGAGTGCCCCTGTAAAGCGTTCGGTGTGAAGTGCCAGCCTCGGAACTCCTTGTGCATCGATGGTAATAGGTTCGTACCCGTGGAGCTGATCGATGTCGCGGGACTAGTTCCTGGCGCCCACGAGGGAAGAGGACTCGGAAACAAGTTCCTAGATGATCTCAGACAGGCCTCTGTACTGATACATGTCGTAGACGTTTCGGGGTCCACGGACGAGGAAGGTCGTCCGTGCGATCCAGGCACTAGGGAACCTACCGAGGACGTGAAATTCCTGGAGCGCGAGCTGGACGAATGGATAGCGGATATACTACGGAGAGACTGGGGCCGAACTGTCAAGCGCGCGAGCCTGGAGAAGATCCCGACGACGGAAGTCCTCAAGGAACGGTTGGCGGGCATCGGAGTGTCGGCACCGGACGTCGAAAGTGCCATGGAAAGGGCGGAGGTACCGAGCGACCTCACGAAATGGTCGGACAAGGACATCCGACGGTTCGCTCGGGAAGTACGACGTGTCAACAAGCCGATGGTCATCGCCGCTAACAAGATCGACGTCGAGCGCGCCGAAGAGAACTTGAAGAGGTTAGAAGAGGAAGTCGAATACCCGGTGGTTCCCACATGCGCCGAGGCGGAACTAGCGCTCAGGCGAGCGGCCGACCAGGGGTTAATCCGTTACCTGCCGGGAGATTCAGATTTCGAGATATTGGAAGAAGAAAAGCTGAGCGACGAACAACTCCAGGCGCTCGAATTCATCCGGGAGAAAGTTTTGAAACGTTGGGGTTCCACCGGGGTGCAGGAGGCCCTGAATCGGGCTGTATTCGATGTGGCTAGGATGATCGTCGTGTACCCGGTAGAGAACGAGAACAGGTTATCGGACTCCGAAGGCAAGGTGCTACCGGATGCACTGCTCCTCCCGGAGGGTACTACGGTACGCGAATTGGCCTATAACATCCACACCGAAATCGGAGAGAGTTTTAATAGAGCCATCTTAGTGAAGCCCGACGGGAGTCGTGAGGTGGTTGGTGAAGATCACGAGTTGGAACATGGAGACGTTGTCAAGATTCAGACATCCTGA
- a CDS encoding DUF3194 domain-containing protein, producing the protein MKLEDIERIHEVALQELYRRIPKRDLEDVDVTVTVDGKSVEVDVKVEVHPLSELPDEEIKEAVERAAEAAIKEADRIMLREP; encoded by the coding sequence CTGAAGCTCGAAGACATAGAACGCATTCACGAAGTAGCCCTCCAGGAGCTCTATCGCAGGATTCCAAAGCGTGACTTGGAGGACGTTGACGTAACGGTGACGGTGGACGGCAAGTCCGTGGAAGTAGACGTTAAAGTTGAGGTACACCCGCTGAGCGAACTCCCCGATGAGGAAATTAAAGAGGCAGTTGAGCGCGCGGCGGAAGCCGCCATTAAGGAGGCCGACAGGATCATGCTGCGGGAACCTTGA
- a CDS encoding prefoldin subunit beta, whose translation MAQNMEQQVAQLQQLQQQLSSIVAQKQQLELQLREIERALKELDEIEEGTKIYKTVGGLLIEADRDEVKGELEDRKETLELRVKTLEKQEKRLQQQIENLQERLQKALQQAEGGGGAGAA comes from the coding sequence ATGGCTCAGAATATGGAGCAGCAGGTAGCTCAGCTCCAGCAGCTTCAGCAGCAGTTGAGTTCTATCGTCGCGCAAAAGCAGCAGCTGGAGCTGCAGCTTAGGGAGATCGAAAGGGCCCTTAAGGAACTCGACGAAATCGAAGAAGGTACCAAGATATACAAAACTGTTGGTGGCTTGCTAATAGAAGCTGACCGTGATGAGGTGAAGGGAGAGCTCGAGGACAGAAAGGAAACACTGGAGCTAAGAGTAAAAACACTGGAGAAGCAGGAAAAACGTCTCCAGCAGCAGATCGAGAACCTCCAGGAGAGGCTCCAGAAAGCCCTTCAGCAGGCTGAGGGAGGTGGCGGGGCCGGAGCGGCCTGA
- a CDS encoding KEOPS complex subunit Pcc1, translated as MHTLRCNAELESERVARVIHESVLPDVKLMPARRSRVDIDRLGNNIQIEIRAEDVSALRASVSGVFRLLALSERVITTVLGDV; from the coding sequence ATGCACACGCTTCGATGTAATGCCGAGCTCGAATCGGAACGAGTCGCCAGAGTAATCCACGAATCGGTGTTACCGGACGTTAAACTCATGCCGGCACGGCGATCACGGGTGGACATCGACCGCCTCGGTAACAACATACAAATAGAGATCCGAGCGGAAGACGTGTCGGCACTCCGAGCATCAGTCTCAGGAGTGTTCCGTCTCCTCGCACTCTCAGAGCGGGTCATCACGACGGTTCTGGGGGACGTGTAA